The Mucilaginibacter yixingensis genome window below encodes:
- a CDS encoding TolC family protein has protein sequence MLKPSKRMAAWCVAAILLTNRAHAQTDTLKLNFQGAEKQFLENNLSLLAQKYNVEAQKALIQQAKLWDNPTLSTDQNIYDSGSKKFFYHNTSEGLGQVFVQLSQVFTTAGKRGKQVQVAKDDAQVQEAQFNDLMRNLRYNLQLDFGQLANLIDQGKVYQNEINSAENLVNAIQKSYDAGNTSMKDLIRLKALLFGLQNDMVENNRQINDLQNELKTLLLVKETSFIAPQINDMPDKGATLDVQALIEQAKTNRPDYLSNQYQLNSANHNLALQKANAVPDVTLGVAYDKNSSYAQNYYGLQIGLPLPFFNRNQGNIKSAKYAAMSQDAVVKNNEAQLKNDVVAAVNQYRLNQQLFSTQQTAFNQQYDKLFNSMMQSFKDKQIGLIEFVDFFDTYKDTKLKMLQQQYNLQKSIADLNYATGTTVIKP, from the coding sequence ATGCTAAAACCATCCAAAAGGATGGCGGCTTGGTGTGTCGCTGCCATTCTATTGACAAATCGGGCCCATGCCCAAACTGACACACTTAAACTAAATTTTCAAGGCGCTGAAAAACAGTTCCTTGAGAATAACCTGAGCTTGCTTGCACAGAAATACAATGTTGAGGCGCAAAAAGCGCTGATACAGCAAGCGAAGCTGTGGGACAACCCAACCCTCAGTACCGATCAGAACATTTATGATTCGGGCAGCAAGAAATTCTTTTACCACAATACAAGCGAAGGCCTGGGTCAGGTTTTTGTGCAGCTGAGCCAGGTGTTTACCACAGCAGGCAAACGCGGCAAGCAGGTACAGGTGGCTAAAGACGATGCCCAGGTGCAGGAAGCCCAGTTTAACGACTTGATGCGTAACCTGCGCTACAACCTTCAGCTGGATTTCGGTCAGCTGGCTAACCTGATTGACCAGGGCAAGGTTTACCAGAACGAGATCAACTCAGCCGAGAACCTGGTGAACGCCATCCAGAAATCATACGATGCAGGTAATACTTCGATGAAAGACCTCATCCGTCTGAAAGCCCTGCTGTTTGGCTTGCAGAATGATATGGTGGAGAACAACCGCCAGATTAATGATCTGCAAAACGAACTGAAAACCCTGCTCCTGGTAAAAGAAACCAGCTTTATTGCGCCGCAGATTAATGACATGCCCGATAAAGGCGCTACGCTTGATGTACAGGCGCTGATTGAGCAAGCCAAAACCAATCGCCCTGATTACCTGTCCAACCAATATCAGCTTAACTCTGCCAACCATAACCTTGCCCTGCAAAAAGCCAATGCCGTGCCCGATGTAACCCTCGGCGTGGCTTATGATAAAAACAGCAGCTATGCGCAAAACTATTATGGTTTACAAATTGGCTTACCCCTGCCCTTCTTTAACCGTAACCAGGGCAATATTAAATCGGCCAAATATGCGGCTATGAGTCAGGATGCGGTGGTAAAAAACAATGAGGCGCAGCTAAAGAACGATGTGGTTGCCGCGGTTAATCAGTATCGCCTCAATCAGCAATTGTTCAGTACGCAGCAAACTGCCTTTAACCAGCAGTATGACAAGCTGTTTAACAGCATGATGCAAAGCTTTAAAGACAAGCAGATTGGACTGATTGAGTTTGTGGACTTTTTTGATACCTACAAGGATACCAAACTGAAGATGTTGCAGCAGCAATACAACCTGCAAAAATCTATCGCCGACTTGAACTA
- a CDS encoding ABC transporter ATP-binding protein: MFDKNKEELILETISITKNFFGNKSSGVNNITLFVPKGKITGIVGESGSGKTTLLNLLSGLMVPDSGDVFFNQERLPDREKDRQEVHSFIKFLTQDNYEMHLHDTVWDNVKSGLRASDVNYETQKVSEALNTWGIQHLHDQVYSKLSGGEKQRVSIAKALISLPQVLLLDEPFNQIDARYREGLQQDIRNIVTKMGITAILVSHDPAELLSMADQLIVIKEGEIVESGSPQELYESPKLLYTSLILANCTHLTPEQAKVCGISSKRGSVVIYAEDIKITGGLTKSWHIINILFKGTHEELVIRQRDVTLRVQNLNKGKYKIGGKVNISIQRHHEFGRWS, translated from the coding sequence ATGTTTGACAAAAACAAAGAAGAACTCATCCTCGAAACCATATCTATTACTAAGAACTTCTTTGGAAATAAGTCGTCAGGAGTAAACAATATCACGCTTTTTGTACCCAAGGGAAAGATTACCGGCATTGTTGGCGAAAGCGGTAGCGGCAAAACTACACTGCTCAATTTGCTATCAGGTTTAATGGTGCCCGATTCTGGAGACGTGTTCTTTAACCAGGAACGCCTGCCCGACCGCGAGAAGGACCGCCAGGAGGTACATAGTTTCATCAAATTTCTTACCCAGGATAATTACGAAATGCACCTGCACGACACCGTGTGGGATAACGTAAAATCGGGACTACGTGCGTCTGATGTGAACTACGAAACGCAGAAAGTAAGCGAGGCACTTAATACTTGGGGTATTCAGCACCTGCATGATCAGGTTTATTCAAAACTGAGCGGTGGTGAGAAACAACGTGTGAGTATTGCCAAAGCGCTCATCAGCTTGCCACAGGTGTTGCTGCTGGACGAGCCTTTTAACCAGATTGACGCGCGCTATCGCGAAGGGTTGCAGCAGGACATTCGCAACATTGTTACAAAAATGGGGATAACTGCTATCCTGGTTTCGCATGACCCGGCCGAGCTGCTCTCTATGGCCGATCAGTTGATTGTGATTAAGGAAGGTGAGATTGTGGAAAGCGGCAGCCCGCAAGAACTTTATGAATCGCCCAAATTGCTTTATACTTCGCTCATCCTGGCCAATTGCACGCACCTTACGCCAGAGCAGGCTAAGGTATGCGGCATCAGCAGCAAGCGGGGCAGCGTAGTGATTTATGCCGAGGATATCAAGATCACCGGCGGCCTCACCAAAAGCTGGCATATCATCAACATTCTATTTAAAGGCACCCACGAAGAGCTAGTTATCCGCCAGCGAGATGTTACCCTGCGCGTGCAAAATCTCAATAAAGGCAAATACAAAATTGGCGGTAAGGTAAATATCAGCATCCAGCGGCACCACGAGTTTGGCAGGTGGAGTTAA
- a CDS encoding DUF6250 domain-containing protein, with protein sequence MKKLLILLLLCQTAFAQTPGKLIYADDFSKPLDAKTWVTEIEPKPGATSSVQTKNGALVLDTRGGVTVWLNKVLSGNIQIEYDRQVLVDTGRNDRLSDFNQFWMASDPHHTNLFTRSGKFEEYDNLQLYYVGMGGNTNKTTRFRKYLENGTKPVIKEYLDAPHLLQKGKTYHIKIVVKNGTTSYWVNGECYFTYDDPQLLKSGYFGFRSTWSRQEVRNFRVYAL encoded by the coding sequence ATGAAAAAACTCCTCATACTCCTACTCTTATGCCAAACCGCATTTGCTCAAACACCGGGCAAACTCATTTATGCGGATGATTTCAGCAAACCGCTAGATGCCAAAACCTGGGTGACAGAGATAGAGCCCAAACCTGGCGCTACATCATCGGTACAAACAAAAAATGGCGCGCTGGTGCTGGATACCAGGGGCGGCGTTACGGTGTGGCTAAACAAGGTACTGAGCGGTAACATACAAATAGAGTATGACCGGCAGGTACTGGTGGATACGGGCAGGAATGACCGCCTGTCTGACTTTAACCAGTTCTGGATGGCCAGCGATCCGCATCATACCAACCTGTTTACCCGCAGCGGCAAGTTTGAGGAATATGATAATCTGCAGCTTTATTACGTAGGCATGGGCGGCAACACCAACAAAACCACTCGTTTCCGCAAATACCTGGAGAATGGCACCAAACCGGTAATCAAAGAATACCTGGATGCGCCGCACCTATTGCAGAAAGGTAAAACCTATCACATCAAAATCGTGGTTAAAAATGGCACCACCAGTTACTGGGTAAACGGCGAGTGTTATTTTACTTATGATGATCCGCAGTTGTTAAAATCGGGGTATTTTGGGTTCCGATCCACGTGGTCACGGCAGGAGGTGCGGAATTTCAGGGTTTATGCGCTGTAG
- a CDS encoding DUF1565 domain-containing protein — protein MKKLLLLALLCAAKPVLASNFYVAPDGSDSNNGSKTKPFATVQKAQSAVSPGDTVFLRGGTYHMTEAQIARNERNYACVTYLDKSGEASKYINYFAYPGEKPVFEYSAVKPANLRVAAFYVTGNYIHLKGFEVTAVQVTIKGHTQSECFENRGNHNIYEQLSMHDGMAIGFYLIAGGNNLILNCDAYRNWDYFSENGRGGNTDGFGCHPAAGGKNNIFRGCRSWFNSDDGYDCINAHEATMFDHCWAFYNGYDKDFKSEGDGNGFKAGGYARRPGSEIPNPVPQNTVQFCLAVHNKSNGFYSNHHVTGSFWYNNTAYRNNVNFNMLNRLHDDVNADVPGYDHKMRNNLGYKGNKETMNISDGKNDTANNYFDLNLTASNGDFISVDETQLTAPRKADGSLPDITFMHLKPNSQFVDKGQDIGFPFSGKAPDLGCFESGK, from the coding sequence ATGAAAAAACTTTTACTTCTGGCCCTGCTGTGTGCTGCCAAGCCTGTACTGGCCTCAAATTTTTATGTCGCCCCTGACGGCAGCGACAGTAATAACGGCTCAAAAACCAAACCATTTGCTACGGTGCAAAAAGCTCAAAGCGCCGTATCGCCCGGCGATACCGTGTTTCTACGCGGCGGCACCTATCACATGACCGAAGCCCAGATTGCTCGTAATGAGCGCAATTATGCTTGCGTAACCTACCTTGATAAAAGCGGCGAAGCCAGCAAATACATCAATTACTTTGCTTACCCGGGCGAGAAACCTGTGTTTGAATACTCGGCTGTTAAACCGGCTAACCTGCGTGTAGCAGCTTTTTACGTGACCGGCAATTACATCCACCTGAAAGGTTTTGAGGTAACGGCCGTGCAGGTAACTATTAAAGGCCATACCCAGTCTGAGTGTTTTGAAAACCGCGGCAACCACAATATCTATGAGCAGCTGAGCATGCACGATGGTATGGCCATTGGCTTTTACCTCATTGCCGGCGGCAACAACCTCATTCTGAATTGCGATGCTTATCGTAACTGGGATTATTTCTCTGAGAACGGTCGCGGTGGCAATACCGATGGTTTTGGCTGTCACCCGGCGGCGGGCGGCAAGAACAATATTTTCCGCGGATGCCGGTCATGGTTTAACAGTGATGACGGCTATGATTGCATTAATGCACACGAGGCTACCATGTTTGACCATTGCTGGGCATTCTACAATGGCTATGACAAAGATTTTAAAAGCGAGGGCGATGGCAACGGCTTTAAAGCAGGTGGCTATGCGCGCAGACCAGGTAGTGAAATACCTAACCCTGTACCGCAAAACACCGTACAATTTTGCCTGGCAGTACACAATAAATCAAACGGGTTTTATTCAAACCACCACGTCACCGGAAGTTTTTGGTACAACAACACGGCCTACCGTAACAACGTTAACTTTAATATGCTGAACCGTTTACACGACGATGTAAATGCCGATGTACCGGGCTATGACCATAAAATGCGCAACAACCTGGGCTATAAAGGCAATAAAGAAACCATGAACATTAGCGATGGTAAAAACGATACGGCCAACAACTACTTCGACCTGAACCTGACCGCCAGCAACGGTGATTTTATCAGCGTTGACGAAACCCAGCTGACCGCCCCCCGCAAGGCCGACGGCAGCCTGCCCGATATTACCTTTATGCACCTGAAACCTAACAGCCAGTTTGTAGATAAAGGTCAGGATATCGGCTTTCCATTTAGTGGCAAGGCACCGGATCTGGGTTGCTTTGAGAGTGGGAAGTAA
- a CDS encoding pirin family protein — protein MKKSIEVITPRPARPGMVGDGFRVFNMIPGAGISQQRISPFLMMDFAAEFDFPPSETVRGVDVHPHKGFETVTIAYKGSVAHHDSAGNSGIINPGDVQWMTAGAGILHKEYHEQEFSRRGGPFEMVQLWVNLPKKDKSVAPHYQPITAGQMGKVTLPDNAGQVNVIAGKFEDTHGAAATYTEVNLFDIKLNKDGHTAFKVPAAHNSALLVVKGDVQVNGEHAAEHSFVLFNNDGDDIELTAFADSVLLLLSGEPINEPIASYGPFVMNTEAEIYEAIQEFQAGKYGILE, from the coding sequence ATGAAAAAGAGTATAGAAGTAATTACCCCAAGACCAGCCCGTCCGGGCATGGTGGGCGATGGCTTCAGGGTTTTTAATATGATACCAGGCGCAGGCATTTCGCAGCAGCGCATCAGTCCGTTTTTGATGATGGATTTTGCGGCCGAGTTTGATTTCCCGCCGTCAGAAACGGTGCGCGGTGTTGACGTGCATCCGCATAAAGGTTTTGAAACGGTGACTATTGCCTACAAAGGCAGCGTGGCGCATCATGATAGTGCGGGCAACAGCGGCATCATTAATCCAGGTGATGTACAGTGGATGACGGCAGGTGCCGGTATCTTGCACAAAGAATATCACGAGCAGGAGTTCTCACGTCGTGGTGGACCATTTGAGATGGTACAGCTGTGGGTTAATCTGCCAAAAAAAGATAAATCGGTAGCACCGCATTATCAGCCTATTACCGCTGGGCAAATGGGTAAAGTTACCTTGCCAGATAATGCGGGCCAGGTAAATGTAATTGCCGGCAAGTTTGAAGATACACACGGAGCGGCAGCTACCTATACCGAGGTAAACCTGTTTGATATTAAATTGAACAAAGACGGGCACACCGCCTTTAAAGTTCCGGCCGCGCATAACAGTGCACTGTTAGTAGTGAAAGGTGATGTACAGGTAAACGGCGAGCACGCAGCCGAGCACAGTTTTGTGTTATTTAATAATGATGGTGATGATATTGAGCTCACCGCCTTTGCCGACAGTGTATTGTTATTGCTAAGCGGCGAGCCAATTAATGAGCCGATTGCAAGCTATGGTCCGTTTGTAATGAATACCGAGGCCGAGATTTATGAGGCTATCCAAGAGTTTCAAGCAGGTAAATACGGTATATTAGAATAA
- a CDS encoding GNAT family N-acetyltransferase — protein MKEQYQEMPLVRNEEERQFELHVGDGLARIVYAEGKDRIALLHTEVTPDLEGQGAATAIIEKTLVYIEEHHLKLLPLCPLVGAYLERHPEWKRILVD, from the coding sequence ATGAAAGAACAGTATCAAGAGATGCCCCTGGTGCGCAACGAAGAAGAACGCCAGTTTGAACTGCACGTAGGCGATGGCCTGGCACGCATAGTTTATGCCGAAGGGAAGGATCGTATTGCCCTGCTGCACACCGAGGTAACGCCAGATCTGGAGGGCCAGGGCGCGGCAACGGCTATTATAGAAAAGACGTTGGTTTATATAGAAGAGCATCATTTAAAACTGTTGCCGCTTTGTCCGCTGGTTGGTGCGTATCTGGAAAGGCACCCGGAGTGGAAAAGGATTTTGGTGGATTGA
- a CDS encoding bifunctional 2-polyprenyl-6-hydroxyphenol methylase/3-demethylubiquinol 3-O-methyltransferase UbiG → MGCAPYQPSLKTFRTFAAMNDVLGQAIYDYHHKLGKHKLWIHNHYGPKEEMPVATYFRTEDDMPDLEWLALNECRGKILDVGAAAGCHALLLQERNFDVTAMDISPLAVQVMSARGVIKTLPADIYRYQHEQFDTILLLMNGIGLAGTVDGLKLLLNHFKLLLKPGGQIICDSSDIAYLYDEIPFPEDRYYGEISYQYQYKGQKTDWFNWLYADEEIMHRTAAECGYQMEVLVEDEYGQYLARLTM, encoded by the coding sequence ATGGGTTGCGCCCCATATCAACCATCCCTCAAAACATTCCGTACCTTTGCCGCCATGAACGACGTGCTGGGACAAGCCATTTACGATTATCACCACAAACTGGGGAAACATAAACTCTGGATCCACAACCACTACGGCCCGAAAGAGGAAATGCCGGTGGCTACCTACTTCCGCACCGAGGATGATATGCCCGATCTGGAATGGCTGGCCCTGAATGAGTGCCGCGGCAAAATACTGGACGTAGGCGCCGCCGCCGGATGCCATGCCCTGCTATTGCAGGAGCGCAATTTTGATGTAACCGCCATGGATATCTCGCCTTTGGCTGTACAGGTAATGAGCGCGCGCGGTGTTATTAAAACCCTACCTGCAGATATCTATCGCTATCAGCATGAACAGTTTGACACCATTCTTTTACTGATGAACGGCATCGGTCTGGCCGGGACTGTTGACGGGCTAAAGCTGTTACTCAACCATTTTAAACTGTTGCTGAAACCGGGCGGACAGATTATCTGCGATTCATCAGACATTGCTTATTTGTATGACGAGATCCCATTCCCGGAGGACAGATACTATGGCGAGATCAGCTACCAATATCAATACAAAGGTCAAAAGACCGACTGGTTCAACTGGCTTTATGCTGATGAAGAAATCATGCACCGCACTGCCGCAGAATGCGGTTACCAAATGGAGGTTTTAGTGGAGGACGAATACGGGCAGTATTTGGCAAGGTTAACCATGTGA
- a CDS encoding DUF92 domain-containing protein: MFSAHYLIYLLLAAGVYLSIRAHKLTVAGALTGGVVGLLVFEGGGYAGLAMLALFFIAGSAATKLGVHNKETIGAAEERDGSRTAGQVLANGGVAALLGLACLLIPNYAPLFMLMMAGSLASALADTLSSELGMLYGRRTFNVLTLKPDQRGQNGVISLEGTLIGIAGAALIAAVYSLAYGWNINFIWIIIAGFAGNLMDSVLGALLERKGLIGNNLVNFLNTLAAALICWLLH, from the coding sequence ATGTTTTCAGCCCATTATCTCATTTACCTTCTCCTCGCCGCCGGCGTTTACCTGAGCATCCGCGCACACAAGTTGACGGTTGCAGGCGCGCTTACCGGAGGTGTGGTAGGTCTATTGGTTTTTGAGGGCGGTGGTTATGCAGGACTGGCTATGTTAGCGCTATTTTTTATCGCCGGGTCGGCAGCTACCAAGTTGGGCGTTCACAATAAAGAAACCATAGGCGCGGCCGAGGAGCGCGATGGTAGCCGCACCGCCGGGCAGGTATTGGCCAACGGCGGCGTGGCTGCGTTGCTGGGGCTGGCTTGTTTGTTAATACCCAATTATGCTCCGTTATTTATGCTGATGATGGCCGGCAGCCTGGCTTCGGCTTTAGCAGATACCCTGTCGTCAGAATTAGGAATGCTATACGGCCGCCGCACCTTTAATGTGTTAACGCTAAAACCCGATCAGCGCGGGCAGAACGGGGTGATTAGCCTGGAAGGTACATTAATTGGTATTGCCGGGGCTGCGCTGATTGCCGCGGTTTATAGTTTGGCTTATGGCTGGAATATCAATTTCATTTGGATTATTATTGCTGGTTTTGCCGGTAACCTGATGGACTCCGTTTTGGGCGCCCTGTTAGAACGAAAGGGGCTTATTGGCAACAACCTGGTTAACTTTTTGAATACCCTTGCAGCAGCGCTGATCTGCTGGCTGTTGCATTAA
- a CDS encoding glycoside hydrolase family 25 protein: MAKQSSTVPKKASPAAKKPAATARKKPAARKSTKKKKGFDYPWRTTLVIVLLVLFSPLYYGYVLNFFTGAVRWVKDIGENPHYRTYHSFQIRIPARYKIHGIDVSYAQGHIDWQRVKQMEEDSVHISFAFIKATEGMLIVDSYFKRNWREAAKNGIVCGAYHFFRPQKNGQWQARFFMQNVTFEKGDLPPVVDVETLDGVSPANMRKELQQFLTTVERKTGVRPIIYTGISYYQDYLAGHFEDYPLWIAHYNQPELQIDKSVKWHFWQHSETARVNGINHTVDFDAFNGDSLAFTRMLIR; this comes from the coding sequence GTGGCCAAGCAATCTTCAACCGTCCCTAAAAAAGCATCGCCCGCGGCAAAAAAGCCTGCGGCAACTGCGCGCAAAAAACCGGCTGCACGTAAATCAACCAAAAAAAAGAAGGGTTTTGATTACCCATGGCGCACTACGCTGGTTATTGTGTTGCTGGTATTGTTTTCGCCGCTTTATTATGGCTATGTCCTTAACTTTTTTACCGGTGCCGTGCGCTGGGTGAAAGATATTGGTGAGAACCCGCATTACCGCACCTACCACAGTTTCCAGATCCGTATCCCGGCCCGATATAAAATTCACGGTATTGATGTGTCTTACGCGCAGGGGCATATAGACTGGCAACGCGTAAAGCAGATGGAAGAAGACAGCGTACACATCAGCTTTGCATTTATAAAGGCTACAGAGGGCATGCTCATTGTCGACTCATACTTTAAGCGCAACTGGCGCGAGGCCGCCAAGAACGGCATTGTCTGCGGCGCTTACCATTTCTTTCGTCCGCAGAAGAATGGGCAATGGCAGGCACGTTTCTTTATGCAGAATGTAACGTTTGAAAAAGGCGATCTACCGCCTGTGGTAGATGTAGAAACGCTGGATGGCGTTAGCCCTGCCAACATGCGCAAAGAGCTGCAGCAATTTTTAACCACGGTTGAGCGTAAAACCGGCGTACGCCCTATCATCTACACAGGCATCAGTTATTATCAGGATTACCTGGCTGGTCATTTTGAAGATTACCCCCTGTGGATTGCCCACTACAATCAACCCGAATTACAGATAGACAAGAGCGTAAAATGGCATTTCTGGCAGCACTCAGAAACTGCCCGGGTAAACGGCATTAACCATACGGTTGATTTTGATGCCTTTAATGGCGATAGCCTGGCCTTTACCCGGATGCTGATCCGTTGA
- a CDS encoding PKD domain-containing protein → MKLKLIAAFAFVTSLIPYVYAQQQQQPYAINQGYQDPKHRSFKIFQFPPDQIPRIDGNTDDWKMVPDSFAVGMDQLTDDNKFHDKPDLKDMDVKVKVGWVKGENKLYFLYEAYDNYWDFSLPDLHNDIFEVVVDADRSGGTFIDELHPNKDVSKWDAYFSYHGVHAQNYHIFTPAVNKDWCMVWGSQPWIKKLPYANAAYKYNFKPGESGKLVLEFFITPFDYAGSEGPVRAVESNLYENKIISLCWAVLDYDDVNDKSKQSFWNLSSQHKMYGNADFMLPFKLMPLDDRFKKPIEAAWSFKVVDMNRRVVAFIDESQGKVNTWHWDFGDGTTSTEQYPYHQYKDAGKYVVILDIEGPAGKSRLSKVWDVAVK, encoded by the coding sequence ATGAAACTAAAACTGATTGCAGCTTTTGCTTTTGTTACCTCATTAATACCATACGTATATGCGCAGCAACAGCAACAACCCTATGCGATTAATCAGGGTTACCAAGACCCCAAGCACCGCAGTTTTAAGATATTTCAGTTTCCGCCAGACCAGATTCCGCGCATTGATGGTAATACCGACGATTGGAAAATGGTGCCCGACAGTTTTGCCGTAGGCATGGATCAGTTGACCGATGATAACAAGTTTCACGACAAGCCCGACCTGAAAGATATGGACGTGAAGGTGAAAGTTGGCTGGGTAAAAGGCGAGAACAAACTCTATTTTTTATACGAGGCGTATGACAACTATTGGGACTTTTCACTGCCCGATCTGCACAACGATATTTTTGAGGTAGTAGTAGATGCCGATCGCTCAGGCGGTACGTTTATCGATGAGCTGCACCCCAATAAAGATGTCTCTAAGTGGGATGCCTATTTTTCTTACCATGGCGTGCACGCACAAAACTACCACATTTTCACCCCGGCTGTAAATAAAGATTGGTGTATGGTTTGGGGCAGCCAGCCGTGGATCAAGAAACTGCCTTATGCCAACGCGGCCTACAAATACAACTTTAAACCGGGCGAGAGTGGCAAGCTGGTGCTGGAATTTTTCATCACCCCGTTTGACTACGCAGGCAGCGAGGGACCTGTCCGCGCGGTGGAATCAAACCTGTATGAGAACAAGATCATCAGCCTTTGCTGGGCCGTATTGGATTATGACGATGTGAACGATAAAAGCAAACAAAGCTTCTGGAACCTGTCCAGTCAGCACAAAATGTATGGCAATGCCGATTTTATGCTGCCCTTTAAACTGATGCCGCTGGACGATAGGTTCAAAAAACCGATTGAAGCCGCATGGTCATTCAAGGTGGTGGATATGAACCGCAGGGTAGTGGCCTTTATTGATGAATCTCAAGGCAAGGTTAATACCTGGCACTGGGATTTTGGCGACGGCACCACCTCAACCGAGCAATACCCTTACCATCAATATAAAGATGCCGGCAAATATGTGGTAATACTTGATATAGAGGGCCCGGCCGGTAAATCGCGCTTGTCAAAAGTGTGGGATGTGGCGGTGAAGTAG
- a CDS encoding DUF5597 domain-containing protein, with protein sequence MRKFYKSILPLACLSATLLVGCDQGGSNQPDSASSDERSVPHLEKRGQATQLIVDGKPFLVLGGELHNSSATNAAYLRPLLPRLDTMHLNTVLAAVTWELTEPEKGKYDFSLVDSILTQARANHLHVALLWFGTWKNGLSHYVPAWMKTDYKTYPRMHIKGGYPVESISPLCAEALKADAGAFAALMDHVKTIDAQHTVVMMQVENEVGLLGDSRDRGPEAEKAWAAAVPAELISYLQKNKGKLLPETDKLWAANGYQTQGTWAQVFGNTPQAEEAFMAWNYSHYVNSVAAAGKAKYALPMFVNTWIVQPDDKGPGDYPAGGPQAHVHDFWRAGGSAIDLLTPDVYLDKFDEIAQLYSRNGNSLFVPESKADEKGAANAFFLIGAYKAIGFSPFGIDDRIKDAVKDPVPQAFDVLQQLSPEILEAQSTGKIAGIWLNTEKPTQSVTLGNYRFDVAIRTNRDGSEKHDAGYGLIIQKGPDEFIIAGKYLQINFVPQTAGPQYVGYSLLDEGKYVNGQWTPGRRLNGDDIMLDYHIAQQAAIKKTGSVVRTLGDKPSIMRVKLYRFE encoded by the coding sequence ATGAGAAAATTTTACAAATCAATTTTACCCTTGGCCTGCCTCTCGGCCACGCTATTAGTTGGCTGCGATCAAGGCGGTAGCAATCAGCCTGACAGCGCTTCATCTGATGAGCGCAGCGTCCCCCACCTGGAAAAACGCGGACAAGCTACCCAACTGATAGTTGATGGCAAGCCTTTCCTGGTACTGGGCGGCGAGTTGCATAACAGTAGTGCTACCAACGCTGCTTACCTGCGCCCCTTGTTGCCCCGGTTAGATACCATGCACCTCAACACGGTGCTGGCCGCCGTAACCTGGGAGCTGACGGAGCCGGAGAAAGGGAAGTATGATTTCTCGCTGGTTGATAGCATTCTTACCCAGGCTCGTGCTAACCACCTGCACGTGGCCTTGCTGTGGTTTGGTACCTGGAAGAACGGCTTATCGCACTACGTACCCGCCTGGATGAAGACCGATTATAAAACCTATCCCCGTATGCATATTAAAGGCGGTTATCCGGTAGAATCCATTTCGCCGCTTTGCGCGGAGGCGCTGAAAGCTGATGCCGGTGCCTTTGCTGCGCTGATGGACCATGTTAAAACCATTGACGCCCAACATACCGTGGTGATGATGCAAGTAGAAAATGAAGTGGGCCTGCTGGGCGATAGCCGTGATCGTGGTCCCGAGGCTGAAAAAGCCTGGGCTGCGGCGGTACCTGCTGAACTGATCAGCTATCTGCAAAAAAATAAGGGCAAGCTACTGCCCGAGACAGATAAACTCTGGGCTGCCAATGGCTACCAAACACAGGGCACCTGGGCACAGGTTTTTGGCAACACACCACAAGCCGAAGAAGCTTTTATGGCCTGGAATTACTCGCACTATGTAAACTCGGTGGCAGCCGCAGGCAAAGCCAAATACGCGCTGCCTATGTTTGTGAACACCTGGATCGTGCAGCCGGATGATAAAGGTCCTGGCGATTACCCTGCCGGTGGACCGCAGGCCCATGTGCATGATTTCTGGCGGGCGGGGGGCTCGGCCATTGATCTGCTGACGCCTGATGTTTACCTGGATAAGTTTGATGAGATAGCGCAATTGTACAGTCGTAACGGCAATAGCTTGTTTGTGCCCGAGTCTAAGGCGGATGAAAAGGGGGCGGCCAACGCTTTCTTCCTGATCGGCGCTTATAAGGCCATCGGTTTTTCGCCCTTCGGGATTGACGACCGGATAAAAGACGCGGTAAAAGATCCCGTTCCACAGGCATTTGATGTGTTGCAGCAGTTATCGCCCGAGATTTTGGAGGCACAGTCCACCGGTAAAATTGCAGGCATCTGGCTCAATACCGAAAAACCTACCCAAAGCGTCACATTGGGTAACTACCGTTTTGATGTAGCTATCCGCACCAACAGAGACGGCTCTGAAAAACATGATGCAGGTTATGGACTGATCATTCAGAAGGGCCCGGACGAATTCATTATCGCCGGTAAATATTTGCAGATAAACTTCGTTCCACAAACCGCCGGACCGCAGTATGTGGGCTATTCGCTGTTGGACGAAGGTAAGTACGTTAACGGTCAATGGACCCCCGGCCGCCGACTGAATGGCGACGATATTATGCTTGATTACCACATTGCCCAACAAGCTGCCATTAAAAAAACAGGCAGCGTAGTGCGCACACTGGGCGATAAGCCGAGCATCATGCGGGTGAAGTTGTACCGGTTTGAGTAA